The Haliotis asinina isolate JCU_RB_2024 chromosome 2, JCU_Hal_asi_v2, whole genome shotgun sequence genomic interval TTTGTCTGAGCGGTGTGTTCGAATGTAAGTGTCTTTTGTCTTGGAATCTGACTTTCTCTCTGGTCTCAACGTAGACTCGGGGCTGGGTCGTCCATCCGGTGCATCAGTGGCTGAAATACCATGAACATTTACACACTATTTACACAAAAAATAGTCTAAATAGCATCACCAGGTACATGCATCTATTATcaacattcagcaataatcACACTATATCACTGTTCATAATCAAGTGTAATAATCAATTCAGCAAGCCTTatcctcttatggcaagcaatGATTTCTGATGACCTTTGCTATACTGTCTCAAGGGATGCTTCTGTTATAGACAGAGTGACAACTCACTGTGAGAACCAGTCGGGCTGTTGTTGCGctgctgctgatgctgttgTTGCTGGAGCTGCTGTCGGAGGATCTCCTCCAGTTTGGAACGTAGGGTGTCATTAGCATCAATGCTTCGTTCCAGCTGGACCCTCAGTCTACGGATCTCTGTGAGCAGCTCCCGAATGCAGGACTTCTCGTCGTTCTCTGTGGGCAACACTTGGACATGTTACTCAGGGAGACAATCTCTCATGCATTGTTCACACTGAGTGAAACACAAGGACACCCCCTGACTGCCCAGGAAGATCTTGTCAAGAAATAACTCAGTCAATCTACCtacttcaaaaacatcagtTTCATTATTTATCCCAAATGTTCTCTTGTCCAACTTAGCCCCACTGAAACAGTAAGCACCAAGAATTTTGCATCTTTCCTTTTAATGTGGCAGAGCAGCCTTACCTTGCTCACCACCCTGCAGTTTCTCATACACGCTGAGCTCCAGTCGCAGAGTCTTGTTCAGTTCCGCCTTCTCTTCCTCTCTGTCCCGCAAATCTCCCACCTCAAGGTTCAATCTGCAGCAAAAGTACACAACAGATGTGCTTACTTCATTAACACTTCTGCCAAAGCAACACTGAGAATGatactgaacagaaaatacACCAAAAACAGCTGACACTACATAATGTATCAACATCAGAGACCACTTACCTCTTGATCTCCTTCGAAGCTTTCTTCAACATGGCCTCCATCTTCTCCTTCTTCTGCTGCAGCTTCTGATATGTCTGCTCCCGCTCACTGATGGTCTGTTCCCACTCTGATATTGTCTTCTCCCTCTCCAAGATCGTCTTCTCCTTCTCTGCAAGTTCCTTCTTGTGTTTGGATATCATATGCTGTGATTCTTCCACGTTGTGTCTCATACTTTCAATAAGCTTGTCCTTCTCAGCAATCTCCTTGATATGCCTCCCCATCACTGACTGAGTTTCCTCCATGCTGCGTCTCAGCTTCTCAATCACCTTCTCTTTCTCATCCATCTCCCGCCGCTGTCGCTCCATAATGACCCTGGTGTTCTGGATCACCTTCTCATGCTCGTCGATGATGTAGATCTTCTCGGTAACGTTGGTGTGTGAGGTGGCCAGTTTCTGCTGCAGCTGCTGGATGGTCTGCTCAAGCTCATGCACCTTCAGGTCACAGTCGTGGTGCAGGTAACCTGGGGAGGAGGAACACATGGCGATCTCAGGATATACTCTGGACTGTATGAAGACAATGTCATTCTAACTGATAAGATGGCTATTGCTTGACATAAATGTGATCCATTTATTGCTCCTGTAATCTACATGCTGCTCATATTCAGATGACTTGAATATAACCTACTTTGAAAAAGGGAAGCCAGAATCAATAGGATACTCTTAAGCTGGCTCTCACGAGAAGGAAGACAGCATGGGCACAATGTCTTCCACTCGTACTGATGTACCTGCCCTCTGACTCCTGTATTCTAACTGCCTACTGCCAAAGCATTCAATAGTCACCTGTATCTCATAAAATGTATCCCATCTGTCCTCCTTCCTACTCCCTCCACCAAGATCACTCACCTCCGGCCTTCTCCAGACGACTGAGCAGCTCATCCCTCATCCTGTCACTGTGCTCCAGCCCCTCCTCCAGCTTCTGCCTCATGGCTCGGATCTCCACCAAATGCTCTCGCAGGGACAAGGAGTCTATATCTGTCTTCACAGGAGAGGTTGCTTCCCCTTGAGACTTCCGTGGGGTGTTCTGGATGCCAAAAGATTTACACAAAGTCTCATAGATACTCAGTTCATCTTTGAGAGTCTTGTTAAGATCCTCCATGGCACCTAACCGAGCCTGTAGTTGTCCCACATCGTTCAGTGGAGTCTGACTGCGCTCCCTGGAACTCACCAAGTCACTATCACAGTCAGACATCTTGAGTGTAGTCGACTTCTTACTGGTCGTCCCTGAACTGTCCATGAAGTCCTGTGCATCCTCTTGCCGGTTCTTCAGAGATGGGTTGAGTGTTATATCAGAGAACCTCAGCCCGGACTGGTTGGAATAAAAGGGGAAGTCCACACTATCTCTCTCCATCACCTTTCTCTGGAATGATAATTTCTCTGGACTGATGCTCTTGGGTGACTTAAACACTGACATGTCTCCTCCAGCTGAGTGAACAGAAGAGAGATCATTTGTTACTCCACTGGCTGTCCGGTGTCGCATCCTCTCAAGGACATCGCCCTTCTCTACCCCAAGCTCAAGGCCAAGAGTGCCCCTCCTGTTATCACTACCAGTTCTGTGCCTCATCCTCTCCAAGTCCTGATCGTCACCAAGCTCCAGACCCAGTGTATCTTGCCTGTTATCATTTCCTGTCCTCTGCCTCAGCTGCTCCACACAAGAGTCACCAGCAGAGTCTCGTAATGGCCGGCCATAGTTCTCATCTGTCTGCTTGTGTATGTCTGCTATATCATCCGACTCCATGCTGCCACTCTTACAGAGCCCAGCAGGGACCCGTGACAATGAGAGGAAGGAGGGTTGTGGAAGGCCGTCACAAGGGCTGCTGGAGTCAAGGGTGTCAGAACCTCCCAGTTTCCGAACAGATGAAACACGCTTCTGAGAAAGTGGACTTCCGTCTGCTTCGCCAATGCGAAGTTTCCCTGCAGCCTCTAGTTCCTGCTGGAACCTCTCAGAGATCTGCTGAAGCTGACGAACTTCGGctgtcttggaatgcaagttttTCTGGTACCTGTGAttgtgaatgaaaacaaaaatcagtTGAATATTGAAAACAGCACTATGAGAGGAGGAACAAAGAGGTGAGGACTACAAAACAAAAAGCCACACAAAAAAAGATGGAAATCACAGTGTATCAAGACAGCTTCTGCTGGTCACACTGAACAATGACAGCTTGCCAATCAGTCATAGCCAACAAGCACCTGCTGATTGGAGAAGCATGTGTTTTCCAAGCAGCTTGCACTGGAAATGCAACAGGGTGAAAAGATACTGTACACTTGAAATCACATCTTAAATTTCTTCCAGTTTGTATCTAAGAGTCAAATCAGTAGCTATATGGAGAAAGATAGATGAATATGCCTCTCTTAATGTATTACTGTAACCACTTTGCATCTTAGTACATGAACAGATATAAAGTGACCATGTCTGATTTGGCCTTCAGTCATGTGGCTGTGGTTTGTGGTGTCACTGATTACACAGGCCAGGCAGATGTCTACGTATTGCTGCCTTAGTCCCTTATCACATGCTTCAGCCACATCTCACTGAAAGGGGGTAAGATACTGACAAAAGTCCATTTATCTGTCTGTCTACTCACATGTCCTGAAGCTGTGCTAGCTGATGTCGCAGCTGTTGGTTGCTGTGGAGAGCTTCCTGGTACTTGCCATGGAGGAAGGAGTCGGACATACTGGTGGTCACACCACCTGCCACACTCCCTCGCACTGACTGGGGCTCCAGTACTGAAACTGAGATGGAGAAGAAatcaatatatatgtttattacTGTGAAGATACTGTGACATCTCCCAGACAACATATTCACTTCTGCACACTTCATCAAACTCCCTGACAAACACACCCTCACAAGCACACTTTATCAAACTCCCAATATTTCTGTGTGCTCAAATATCATGCAACTTTATTCTACAGAAAATAAATACAGTAGTCATATAGGAATGTACAAGTGATGGTGGGAGGCATGAAGAGGAAAGTGTTAACAATGTTATCACAAGGAAAAAAGTCAGTGAGATGAAATGCACTCATAAAGATATGAACTGTGTATGATTAATATTTCAATTTCTGTAGAACACCTGACAAATGTGAGCCTGTGTTCTATGACACATCAATATACATAACCTCAAAAGCATCACTGTGAAGAAGTACTTACTGTCTGAGGTAGTTGTTCTTAAGACATCGAGACTCTGATTGAGCTTGGACCGAATGCTGTTGATGTCAGCAAGTCCAACATCGGTGTTGTGTCCATTTTGGTCATGCACCATCAGCTCTGACAGGAAGTGGCTCAGCTCCTCCAGCTCGTCCTTGAGCAGCGTGTTAACGTTCTGACTGTCCTGTAGTTGCTTACGGAGAGATGCGATCTCATGCCTATAGTCATCCCCTGAGTCTATCTGcaaggctggaatattgctgcctCCTTGAGAAGACGGATGATTCCCCTTGTGTGACAGTGGTGATGTTCCTCGATCAGCAAAGATGGGCTGTCTGATGGGATGACTGTTAAGACTATCGCCTGGTTGTGTGTTCTGTAACTCTTTTAGCCTCAGCTGCAGATCTGAATTGAACTTCTTGCTTTCCTGGAGCTGAGATTCCAGACTCCAAACTTGTCTCTGAAGCTTCTCCAGACTTCCAGACATCTGACACACCTGAGCGATATTGTCAGTTGACTGAGTGCGGAACTTTCCTAAAGAAGGAGACAAGGACCTCCTTGCTGGACTGGCCAGTCTCTCACTGCTGCCCGATGCACTGTTGTATCTGTGACTCAGCCCAAGGGACTTCTCCAGTTTCTCCTGCATGTCTTTGATCTGATGCTTCAACTCATACACATTGTCTGTGTTGCCATATTCCTTTACAGACTCCAGACTTAAGACTCTCAATGGACTCAAACCATCCTGAGTATTCCTAGCAGCCAGGTTCTCCACCGATCCTGTCCATGACTTGTTCCCAGAGAGTCTGGTGAGGCAGGTCTCGCTCTGTGACCGAGAGTCCTGCAGGGGCACAATTCCAGCATCCTTCAGCAATCCCCGGTAGTACTTGACTTTCTGAGACTGGTACCGGACAGTTTCCTCTGTCGCAGCCAGGGTCTTCTCCAGCTGCTTGATGTGGTCTGCAGCATCCTGTAGCTGCCTCTGCAGGATCACAGGATGATGCTCATGGGTGATGTTGGATGTCACTGGCTGGTGGTTTTTCAGCCGAGGAATCTGAGAACCCTTTCTACCATAGTTTTTCACTGACTGGTTGCTGCTGTGTGATATTCCAGATCCCATCCCACTGGAATTGGATGCACCATCAATCATACCTAATTCTGAATGACTGGCATCATCATTCCAACTTGGAATTCTGGAAGATTTCACACCATTTGTATCAAATGTCACTCTCTTCTGCTCTGCTATGATCTTCCTGGATTTTTCAAGCTCTGATTTCAATGCCTCCAGCTCCCTTGCCATGTCAATAATTAGACTTGGGTTGAATCCTGCAGGGTAGTCATCTGACTGACTACTGATGTTAATTTGCTTCTTGAGCAGTTCGTTAGCATGGACAACCTCCTTGAGTTGTGCCTTCAGTTTATGCACCTCATTTTGAAGGTCATGCAGGTAGGGCAAATCCCGGGAATCAATCTGGGTGTCGTGATCCAGACCTAAATGAGATCGGAGTACATCATTCTCTTTGTCCCTTCGGTCCAACGATGACCTTAGCTCATCTATCTGTTGCTGCATCTGCTGGAAATCAGCAACTGTTGGGTCCGCCTCATTGCGTCCGGGTACCTCACGTGTCTCACACTCTCCAAACATCTGACCCTGGAGGTCATTGTTCTGTTTCAAAGCAGCCACCAGATCCTCCTGCAGCTGTTGCACCAACTTTCGTAACATTGAAGATGACATTTTGGACAAAGATTCTGAATCAGTACTAGAGGCCTTGGTGGTTGGTAAGATATCTACGGGTGACACAGAATTGTTCAGCTTGGCAATGGGTGGTGATGTTTGAACATCATTGTACGATGGAAGAGATCGGTGGGCTGGTCGTTTGTTCTCTGATCCTGATAAGCTGGTTCCTGGAGACAAAGTTCTGTTGTGGGCTAGTGGAGACGTTTGAGCACTCTGATATGCTGTAAAAGGTGATGTCAATGTTGATCTGTTCTGTGTGCTGTGAGGACGATGAGGCGACGTTTGGACACTACGATGGTCTGCCCAGGGTGAAGTCCCTACACACTTGGTGATAACAGAACCCACAGTTATCTGCCCTTCTGGTAGGAGATCCCTTCCTGTTGCAGAACACTGTACCTCATGGTGGTCTATGTCTGGAGATGCAGATACTGCCTGGTCCTGCGTGCTGATTCCGTGGAATGATGATGAGTGAGTTTCTGTTAGATCATGGTAACCACTCTCACCGGGACTCGCCCCATGGCGAACAGGTGAGGTCTGGGCATCCACAAACTGTGACCTTGTCTTCAGTGAACAGCCACCATCGTCCCAGTTGGGACTGCGATGTACA includes:
- the LOC137273120 gene encoding myomegalin-like isoform X2, with translation MDSIVGFDPTLPIDLDGSANRDLLPEITFGNHLEYQDGSIPMVTKQSNGRMSPIRARTMKEYDQQIAELKKENFSLKLRIYFLEERMQQKFGDGEDVFKTNIELKVQVESLKKELMDKQELLKKASTAMESLTSNHETELNQIRSQMQQEKNRESVPLLEELRETQQKMGMMEHELELQMEALNTAHATAHKHTQEIQKLQEIVDAKEKDIGELSGKLEAEVEQTRQLDTRLSEMGDERQDLQVRLDHLQKELDRRDRDMLDVVDDQQENLGKLQDRLDNLQSQLQDKDNTIGKLEDALRDKEEKNKDLENKLRPLEQDVSRLEENSLKRDKTIQGLVVALHDKNKESASLEEHLLKSEEDLEKLRAELHEARMARHQAEETFHTDMDGADAKIARLEQTLRENELQLENLMRALGKKDGELGNFKDLLSKAENALRQSEKSLETLQEQLQQERDQAQDRLDGQAQHYKRVLDDAQNEVKMKGDLLKVLEDRLKDKDKQLQEYVGLLSQDGQVGVGDLHKALAEKNQELRNLKQKLAGHDTELEDTKRQLKAAEDALQALDGETGDTDSYVRQLTGQLRTAQQELEAAVDGQARVMEDKRRAVKHLEALLADKDAALQDALEYNGGDGSRLRLLRDQLREKDKLLEELMAEKNRSVLEGERANRNLLHELKERQRGTDDMKLYQLLEEQLQEIRHLSDMLLKEKQIFITLNQEGRTATPSDVPQTDRSEAFLTELGAVQALRQQLQEGVERNNNLRVILEHQITGPAPAPGHSTTDNHYSSSATEEQHHINSVHRSPNWDDGGCSLKTRSQFVDAQTSPVRHGASPGESGYHDLTETHSSSFHGISTQDQAVSASPDIDHHEVQCSATGRDLLPEGQITVGSVITKCVGTSPWADHRSVQTSPHRPHSTQNRSTLTSPFTAYQSAQTSPLAHNRTLSPGTSLSGSENKRPAHRSLPSYNDVQTSPPIAKLNNSVSPVDILPTTKASSTDSESLSKMSSSMLRKLVQQLQEDLVAALKQNNDLQGQMFGECETREVPGRNEADPTVADFQQMQQQIDELRSSLDRRDKENDVLRSHLGLDHDTQIDSRDLPYLHDLQNEVHKLKAQLKEVVHANELLKKQINISSQSDDYPAGFNPSLIIDMARELEALKSELEKSRKIIAEQKRVTFDTNGVKSSRIPSWNDDASHSELGMIDGASNSSGMGSGISHSSNQSVKNYGRKGSQIPRLKNHQPVTSNITHEHHPVILQRQLQDAADHIKQLEKTLAATEETVRYQSQKVKYYRGLLKDAGIVPLQDSRSQSETCLTRLSGNKSWTGSVENLAARNTQDGLSPLRVLSLESVKEYGNTDNVYELKHQIKDMQEKLEKSLGLSHRYNSASGSSERLASPARRSLSPSLGKFRTQSTDNIAQVCQMSGSLEKLQRQVWSLESQLQESKKFNSDLQLRLKELQNTQPGDSLNSHPIRQPIFADRGTSPLSHKGNHPSSQGGSNIPALQIDSGDDYRHEIASLRKQLQDSQNVNTLLKDELEELSHFLSELMVHDQNGHNTDVGLADINSIRSKLNQSLDVLRTTTSDISVLEPQSVRGSVAGGVTTSMSDSFLHGKYQEALHSNQQLRHQLAQLQDMYQKNLHSKTAEVRQLQQISERFQQELEAAGKLRIGEADGSPLSQKRVSSVRKLGGSDTLDSSSPCDGLPQPSFLSLSRVPAGLCKSGSMESDDIADIHKQTDENYGRPLRDSAGDSCVEQLRQRTGNDNRQDTLGLELGDDQDLERMRHRTGSDNRRGTLGLELGVEKGDVLERMRHRTASGVTNDLSSVHSAGGDMSVFKSPKSISPEKLSFQRKVMERDSVDFPFYSNQSGLRFSDITLNPSLKNRQEDAQDFMDSSGTTSKKSTTLKMSDCDSDLVSSRERSQTPLNDVGQLQARLGAMEDLNKTLKDELSIYETLCKSFGIQNTPRKSQGEATSPVKTDIDSLSLREHLVEIRAMRQKLEEGLEHSDRMRDELLSRLEKAGGYLHHDCDLKVHELEQTIQQLQQKLATSHTNVTEKIYIIDEHEKVIQNTRVIMERQRREMDEKEKVIEKLRRSMEETQSVMGRHIKEIAEKDKLIESMRHNVEESQHMISKHKKELAEKEKTILEREKTISEWEQTISEREQTYQKLQQKKEKMEAMLKKASKEIKRLNLEVGDLRDREEEKAELNKTLRLELSVYEKLQGGEQENDEKSCIRELLTEIRRLRVQLERSIDANDTLRSKLEEILRQQLQQQQHQQQRNNSPTGSHTTDAPDGRPSPESTLRPERKSDSKTKDTYIRTHRSDKEYKYSVITREAGLHDDADHVYSDFTSTTASHHHTDKTGVSPCKDVHMSQSLPVPPAAMSHGTSLMSLPDDLTTVPERRHLASMENIKYWVDSQPGDVMKDFPVVRVDSDIRRLFAIGKLDDFEKLRKENGECVATLSSIQARVSDRLKTLKGLSTTESVEYSTLKELGMSAENLRICLEQEQRLVSAFWISQLPPINELGEFFDPKMASENEDLKRNLVHLRSKYDLLKHQVREADHRLQATNRQRENVEQVLYKQLSKTYKVLHKAGSNMEKSARESGFKIPTTKR
- the LOC137273120 gene encoding myomegalin-like isoform X1; this encodes MDSIVGFDPTLPIDLDGSANRDLLPEITFGNHLEYQDGSIPMVTKQSNGRMSPIRARTMKEYDQQIAELKKENFSLKLRIYFLEERMQQKFGDGEDVFKTNIELKVQVESLKKELMDKQELLKKASTAMESLTSNHETELNQIRSQMQQEKNRESVPLLEELRETQQKMGMMEHELELQMEALNTAHATAHKHTQEIQKLQEIVDAKEKDIGELSGKLEAEVEQTRQLDTRLSEMGDERQDLQVRLDHLQKELDRRDRDMLQLSSALKEARTVDSDSFLAQNHLQDVVDDQQENLGKLQDRLDNLQSQLQDKDNTIGKLEDALRDKEEKNKDLENKLRPLEQDVSRLEENSLKRDKTIQGLVVALHDKNKESASLEEHLLKSEEDLEKLRAELHEARMARHQAEETFHTDMDGADAKIARLEQTLRENELQLENLMRALGKKDGELGNFKDLLSKAENALRQSEKSLETLQEQLQQERDQAQDRLDGQAQHYKRVLDDAQNEVKMKGDLLKVLEDRLKDKDKQLQEYVGLLSQDGQVGVGDLHKALAEKNQELRNLKQKLAGHDTELEDTKRQLKAAEDALQALDGETGDTDSYVRQLTGQLRTAQQELEAAVDGQARVMEDKRRAVKHLEALLADKDAALQDALEYNGGDGSRLRLLRDQLREKDKLLEELMAEKNRSVLEGERANRNLLHELKERQRGTDDMKLYQLLEEQLQEIRHLSDMLLKEKQIFITLNQEGRTATPSDVPQTDRSEAFLTELGAVQALRQQLQEGVERNNNLRVILEHQITGPAPAPGHSTTDNHYSSSATEEQHHINSVHRSPNWDDGGCSLKTRSQFVDAQTSPVRHGASPGESGYHDLTETHSSSFHGISTQDQAVSASPDIDHHEVQCSATGRDLLPEGQITVGSVITKCVGTSPWADHRSVQTSPHRPHSTQNRSTLTSPFTAYQSAQTSPLAHNRTLSPGTSLSGSENKRPAHRSLPSYNDVQTSPPIAKLNNSVSPVDILPTTKASSTDSESLSKMSSSMLRKLVQQLQEDLVAALKQNNDLQGQMFGECETREVPGRNEADPTVADFQQMQQQIDELRSSLDRRDKENDVLRSHLGLDHDTQIDSRDLPYLHDLQNEVHKLKAQLKEVVHANELLKKQINISSQSDDYPAGFNPSLIIDMARELEALKSELEKSRKIIAEQKRVTFDTNGVKSSRIPSWNDDASHSELGMIDGASNSSGMGSGISHSSNQSVKNYGRKGSQIPRLKNHQPVTSNITHEHHPVILQRQLQDAADHIKQLEKTLAATEETVRYQSQKVKYYRGLLKDAGIVPLQDSRSQSETCLTRLSGNKSWTGSVENLAARNTQDGLSPLRVLSLESVKEYGNTDNVYELKHQIKDMQEKLEKSLGLSHRYNSASGSSERLASPARRSLSPSLGKFRTQSTDNIAQVCQMSGSLEKLQRQVWSLESQLQESKKFNSDLQLRLKELQNTQPGDSLNSHPIRQPIFADRGTSPLSHKGNHPSSQGGSNIPALQIDSGDDYRHEIASLRKQLQDSQNVNTLLKDELEELSHFLSELMVHDQNGHNTDVGLADINSIRSKLNQSLDVLRTTTSDISVLEPQSVRGSVAGGVTTSMSDSFLHGKYQEALHSNQQLRHQLAQLQDMYQKNLHSKTAEVRQLQQISERFQQELEAAGKLRIGEADGSPLSQKRVSSVRKLGGSDTLDSSSPCDGLPQPSFLSLSRVPAGLCKSGSMESDDIADIHKQTDENYGRPLRDSAGDSCVEQLRQRTGNDNRQDTLGLELGDDQDLERMRHRTGSDNRRGTLGLELGVEKGDVLERMRHRTASGVTNDLSSVHSAGGDMSVFKSPKSISPEKLSFQRKVMERDSVDFPFYSNQSGLRFSDITLNPSLKNRQEDAQDFMDSSGTTSKKSTTLKMSDCDSDLVSSRERSQTPLNDVGQLQARLGAMEDLNKTLKDELSIYETLCKSFGIQNTPRKSQGEATSPVKTDIDSLSLREHLVEIRAMRQKLEEGLEHSDRMRDELLSRLEKAGGYLHHDCDLKVHELEQTIQQLQQKLATSHTNVTEKIYIIDEHEKVIQNTRVIMERQRREMDEKEKVIEKLRRSMEETQSVMGRHIKEIAEKDKLIESMRHNVEESQHMISKHKKELAEKEKTILEREKTISEWEQTISEREQTYQKLQQKKEKMEAMLKKASKEIKRLNLEVGDLRDREEEKAELNKTLRLELSVYEKLQGGEQENDEKSCIRELLTEIRRLRVQLERSIDANDTLRSKLEEILRQQLQQQQHQQQRNNSPTGSHTTDAPDGRPSPESTLRPERKSDSKTKDTYIRTHRSDKEYKYSVITREAGLHDDADHVYSDFTSTTASHHHTDKTGVSPCKDVHMSQSLPVPPAAMSHGTSLMSLPDDLTTVPERRHLASMENIKYWVDSQPGDVMKDFPVVRVDSDIRRLFAIGKLDDFEKLRKENGECVATLSSIQARVSDRLKTLKGLSTTESVEYSTLKELGMSAENLRICLEQEQRLVSAFWISQLPPINELGEFFDPKMASENEDLKRNLVHLRSKYDLLKHQVREADHRLQATNRQRENVEQVLYKQLSKTYKVLHKAGSNMEKSARESGFKIPTTKR